Below is a genomic region from Caulobacter rhizosphaerae.
GCCCTGCCAGAAGGCCAGCGGCTGGACCGGCATGGCCAAGGGTGCGTCGGCGGGGATCTCGACCCGGTCGCTGGTGGAGACCGCCATGTCGTAGGCGACGCTCCGCGAGGAGGTCAGGTCGAAGAAAGCGCCGCGTTCGCTCATCAGGTCCATCGTCTCGGCTGTCCGGTTCGGATGGATCCGAGGGCCGGGCCTCTCCGAAGGGGGCTCGAGAGGCGCAAGGCCGGCCTTCACGGGACGCGCTAGATCGCTAGGGATGGAGGTCCTCTAGGATCGGCGTGCTCGGTTCGGGCGGTCCGGCGTGGTCTCGACGACCGGCGTGGAGAGCCGCCGGCAGGCCTTAGAGTAAAACTTCGATCACAAAATCGCTACCACAATCGCCGGCCTTTTCGCACTTGCGGCAAAAAACCTTGTATGAGTGACGTGTTCGGATCGATCCGCCAAATTTCGAAAACTGATAAGCCCATGAAAATCAAAGCAATATCAGCCGGTTTCCTGATGGTGGCGCTTGCCGCCTGCGGTCCGGGCAAGCCGGCGAAAACCGCGTCCGAGGCCCCGGCGACGACTGCGGCGGCGCTTCCGGCGGGCCCGGAATACGATTCGACGGGCGTCATCGCCGGGCTTGAGGGCCAGGCGGTAACGCTCGATCACGAGGGCGCGAGCGCGGCGAAGCTGGCGCCGGGCCGTACCGTTTTCCAGGCCTATGGCGACATCCTGGCCGAGGCGCCGCTGACGCCCGGCGCGCGGATCGCCTTCAAGTTCCACAAGGTCGGCGAGGCCTGGGAACTGACCGAGTTGAAGGCCCGCTAGGCAGTTCCCCAGCTCGGCCATGGAACGGGGGTCGGAGGCGGCCGTTGATCGGGTCCAACTTCAAGGACATCACCATGGCTGACGACACCGCGCCGCAAGACGGCTCGCGCCCCGGAGTGCTGGGCGACTTCTCCCAGGCCCAGGACCTGGGCCAGCCCGGCCATCCCGAGGACCGCGTCTCCGAGACCGACGTCAAGGAGGCCTTCCAGACCGCCGACACCCCGACCAGCCGCAAGGTCGAGCCGCTGCCGGAGGGCGAGAAGCCCGACCACCTGGCCGAGCACGTCGAGCAGGCCGAGGACCGCCAGGAGGCCCTGATCGACGAGAGCCTGGAGGAAAGCTTCCCCGCCAGCGACCCGCCGAGCGCCAAGCACATCACCTGAGGCGGACCCGCCAACGCGAAACGCCGCCCGGTCACAGACCGGACGGCGTCCCGCTCTTTGGCTTGGCGCATTTTCGTCACGCGAACCGGCGTCCACTTCGCTTGAAAATGCCTTAGCCCTTCACGCAGACGACCTGGCGCAGCGTGTGGACGATGTCCACCAAGTCGCTCTGGGCGGCCATGACCGCGTCGATGTCCTTGTAGGCCATCGGCGTTTCGTCGATCACCTCGGCGTCCTTGCGGCATTCGACGCCGGCGGTGGCGGCCACGTGGTCGGCGATCGTGAACCGCCGCTTGGCCTCGGTGCGGCTCATCGCCCGCCCGGCGCCGTGCGAGCACGTGCAGAACGAGTCCGGGTTGCCCCGGCCGCGCACGATGAACGACTTGGCGCCCATCGAACCCGGGATGATTCCCAGCTCCCCGTCCTTGGCCGAGACCGCGCCCTTCCGGGTCAGGTACACGTCCTTGCCGAAGTGCTTCTCCCGCGACACGTAGTTGTGGTGGCAGTTCACCGCTTCCTGCGTGACCACGAGGTCGGGAAAGGTCCGCTTCAGCACCCCCAGCACCTGCTCCATCATCACCTCGCGGTTGGCCCGGGCGTACTTCTGCGCCCAGGACACGGCCCGGACGTAGTCGACGAAGCCCTCGCTGCCTTCGGCGAAGTAGGCCAGGTCCTGGTCGGGCAGGTTGATGTACCAGCGCTTCATCTCGTGTTTGGCGCGCTCGATGAAGTAGGTCCCGAACCGGTTGCCGACGCCGCGCGAGCCCGAGTGCAGCATCACCCAGACGTCGCCGGCCTCGTCCAGGCACAGCTCGACGAAGTGGTTGCCCGTGCCCAGCGTGCCCAGGTGGCCGAAACCGCGCGGGTGGGCCGCCTTCGGGTGCCGGGCCACGACGTCGTCATAGCCGGCCTTCAGGCCTTCCCACCTGTCCGCCGCGGCCGCCGGCGGCTCGACCTGCCAGGCGCCCGTGTCGTTGCGCCCGCCGTTGTCGGTCCGGCCGTGCGGCACCGCCGCCTCGATGTCCGAGCGGACGCCGAACAGGTTGTCGGGCAGGTGCTCGGCGCGGATCGAGGTGCGCACCGCCATCATGCCGCAGCCGATGTCGACGCCCACGGCGGCCGGGATGATCGCCCCCAGGGTGGGGATCACCGAGCCGACCGTCGCGCCCATCCCCCAGTGCACGTCGGGCATGACCGCCACGTGCTTGTGGATGAAGGGCAGGGCGGCGACGTTGCGCAGCTGCTTGAGGGCGGAGTCCTCGATGGGCACGCCCCGGGTCCACGCCTTGATCGGCGCGCCGTCGCTTTCGATGTGTGTGAAGCCGCTCATGGGCTTCTCCTTTTCCAAACCGCCCTTCCTGGCGACATGGTCGGAAAGCCTCTCGCACAAAACGAAGAAACCCCTCCGGCCAGGCCAGGAGGGGCTTCTACGAACATCCCGAGTTCAGACGAACCCTAGACCGGAACCCCTACCGATGCGCGCGCGCCCATCCGTTCGACCTGGCGGTCGAGCAGATTGCTTGCGGGCTTATAGGTCGGGGCTTTGTGCGCCATGGTCCTCATCCTTCGGGAAACGGGCGATTACAGCGTTCGCCGAGCGGTGGGAAGGGACGATGGTGAAGATCAGCTGGGTGTGGCGCCGAGGTCACGGTCGCGGCGCCGGCCGTCGCTAGGCCCGTTCGGCCCGGTCCAGCTTGTCTTCCAGCCGGCGCAGCGCCGCCTTCAGCTCTTCCTGCTCGGCGTGGCTGAACTCGTTCTGATCCTTGACGCAGCGCGAGCAGATGTTGCCGATCAGCAGCGGCAGGATGAACAGCAGCGTCACGTGCATCAGCACCACGGCGACGACCCGGCCGCCGGTCGTGGCGGGGTATATGTCGCCGTAGCCGACGGTGGTGGCGGTGACGCAGGCCCACCACAGCGCATCGAGGAACGGCTTGTGCTCGAAGGCGGCGTAGGCGCCGGCCCCGGCCACGAGCAGCAGCGCATAGAGCGCCAGAAGTTCCTTGATGCTGTCGACGTATTTGAGCATGGGCCCCTCCCGAAAGAGGCTGACCTTAGCCAAGCCTCCCGGAACGGGTCCAGCGCCAACTCAATCCCTGGTCGTTCGTTTGGGTCAGATCGCGCTTCGGCCGGAGTGAAAACCTGGTCCTTCGACAAGCTCAGGATGAGGTTTTCTTACCGCCGAGCCTGCAAATGGTCCTCATCCTGAGCTTGTCGAAGGACCAGGGCCACGCACCGCCTTGAGGATCGATCCGCCTAGTGTTCGGCGGGCGGGGTCTGCTCGCCCGTCGACGCGGCCGGGCGCGCCTTCATGCGGGCCATGCCGGCTCTCAGCTCCTCCAGGGAGACCTTGCCGTCGCCGTCCGTGTCGGCCTGGGTGAAGCGCTTTTCCTTGCGGCCGGCGGCGATCCACTCGTCCTTGTCGATCCCGCCGTCGGCGTTCTTGTCCCAGGCCTTGAAGATCTTTTCGGGCGACGGCATCCGGGCCTGGGCCGAGCCGGCGGCGGCGAAGACGGCCAGCGTGGCCAGGGCGAGGGCGATGATCTTGCGGCGCATGGGTTTTCCTTGCAGGGACGTCCCCGGTGACGACCATCAACGGACGTTGCGGCTGTATTACGGCGTTAGCGCGACTGGCCGAAGGGCTTCGTCGGTTCGGACGTCTCGTCCGCCACCCAGCCCACGTGGGACCAGCCAGCGCCGCGGACGCGCTCCAGAACGGGCGAGAAGACGCCGTACTTCACCTCGCGTCCAGCGTGCAGCATGACGCGCTGGCCGGATCTGTCGGCCGTGGCGGCCTGGGCCTGGATGTCCCGGGGCAAGCCTTCCAAGCTGGACGGCCTGTCGT
It encodes:
- a CDS encoding copper-binding protein, whose protein sequence is MSDVFGSIRQISKTDKPMKIKAISAGFLMVALAACGPGKPAKTASEAPATTAAALPAGPEYDSTGVIAGLEGQAVTLDHEGASAAKLAPGRTVFQAYGDILAEAPLTPGARIAFKFHKVGEAWELTELKAR
- a CDS encoding RtcB family protein; this translates as MSGFTHIESDGAPIKAWTRGVPIEDSALKQLRNVAALPFIHKHVAVMPDVHWGMGATVGSVIPTLGAIIPAAVGVDIGCGMMAVRTSIRAEHLPDNLFGVRSDIEAAVPHGRTDNGGRNDTGAWQVEPPAAAADRWEGLKAGYDDVVARHPKAAHPRGFGHLGTLGTGNHFVELCLDEAGDVWVMLHSGSRGVGNRFGTYFIERAKHEMKRWYINLPDQDLAYFAEGSEGFVDYVRAVSWAQKYARANREVMMEQVLGVLKRTFPDLVVTQEAVNCHHNYVSREKHFGKDVYLTRKGAVSAKDGELGIIPGSMGAKSFIVRGRGNPDSFCTCSHGAGRAMSRTEAKRRFTIADHVAATAGVECRKDAEVIDETPMAYKDIDAVMAAQSDLVDIVHTLRQVVCVKG
- a CDS encoding potassium channel family protein encodes the protein MLKYVDSIKELLALYALLLVAGAGAYAAFEHKPFLDALWWACVTATTVGYGDIYPATTGGRVVAVVLMHVTLLFILPLLIGNICSRCVKDQNEFSHAEQEELKAALRRLEDKLDRAERA
- a CDS encoding EF-hand domain-containing protein produces the protein MRRKIIALALATLAVFAAAGSAQARMPSPEKIFKAWDKNADGGIDKDEWIAAGRKEKRFTQADTDGDGKVSLEELRAGMARMKARPAASTGEQTPPAEH
- a CDS encoding ExbD/TolR family protein, whose product is MGWKRILGLVLASIVLALVVWGLFLPLTTVSIKVDLPPAAPPAKPKTVDVYIAPDGSLRVDDRPSSLEGLPRDIQAQAATADRSGQRVMLHAGREVKYGVFSPVLERVRGAGWSHVGWVADETSEPTKPFGQSR